A region from the Pseudomonas cucumis genome encodes:
- a CDS encoding sugar ABC transporter ATP-binding protein, translating to MSVCAPNAVLSVSGIGKTYAQPVLTGIDLTLMRGEVLALTGENGAGKSTLSKIIGGLVTPTTGQMQFQGQDYRPGSRSQAEELGIRMVMQELNLLPTLSVAENLFLDNLPSHGGWISRKQLRKAAIEAMAQVGLDAIDPDTLVGELGIGHQQMVEIARNLIGDCHVLILDEPTAMLTAREVEMLFEQITRLQARGVSIIYISHRLEELARVAQRIAVLRDGNLVCVEPMANYNSEQLVTLMVGRELGEHIDMGPRKIGAPALTVKGLTRSDKVRDVSFQVRAGEIYGISGLIGAGRTELLRLIFGADTADSGTVALGASAQVVSIRSPADAVSHGIALITEDRKGEGLLLTQSISANIALGNMPVISSGGFVNNGDEMSLAQRQINAMRIRSSSPTQLVSELSGGNQQKVVIGRWLERDCTVMLFDEPTRGIDVGAKFDIYALLGELTRQGKALVVVSSDLRELMLICDRIGVLSAGRLIDTFERDSWTQDDLLAAAFAGYQKRDALLNEAAPRDLP from the coding sequence ATGTCTGTTTGCGCCCCGAACGCTGTCCTCTCGGTCAGCGGTATCGGTAAAACCTATGCCCAACCCGTCCTCACCGGCATCGACCTGACGCTGATGCGCGGCGAAGTGCTGGCGCTGACTGGCGAGAATGGTGCCGGCAAAAGCACGCTGTCGAAAATCATTGGCGGACTGGTCACGCCGACCACCGGCCAGATGCAATTCCAGGGGCAGGATTACCGTCCTGGTAGCCGGAGCCAGGCCGAAGAGCTGGGCATCCGCATGGTTATGCAAGAACTCAATCTGTTGCCGACGTTGTCGGTGGCGGAAAACCTGTTTCTCGACAACCTGCCCAGCCACGGTGGCTGGATCAGCCGCAAACAATTGCGCAAGGCAGCGATCGAGGCGATGGCCCAGGTCGGATTGGACGCCATTGATCCAGATACGTTGGTTGGCGAACTGGGGATCGGCCATCAGCAGATGGTGGAGATCGCCCGCAACCTGATCGGCGATTGCCACGTACTGATCCTCGATGAACCGACAGCAATGCTCACGGCCCGTGAAGTCGAAATGCTGTTCGAGCAGATCACTCGCCTACAGGCTCGTGGCGTGTCGATCATCTACATTTCCCACCGTCTCGAAGAACTGGCAAGAGTGGCTCAGCGCATTGCGGTATTGCGCGACGGCAACCTGGTCTGTGTCGAACCGATGGCCAATTACAACAGCGAGCAACTGGTCACCCTGATGGTCGGCCGTGAATTGGGCGAGCACATCGACATGGGGCCGCGCAAGATCGGCGCGCCGGCCTTGACGGTCAAAGGGCTGACCCGTTCCGATAAGGTTCGTGACGTGTCCTTCCAGGTGCGCGCCGGTGAAATTTACGGGATTTCCGGTTTGATCGGGGCAGGGCGCACCGAGTTACTGCGCCTGATCTTCGGTGCCGACACCGCCGACAGCGGCACCGTCGCGCTGGGGGCATCGGCTCAGGTGGTGAGTATTCGTTCGCCGGCCGATGCGGTCAGTCACGGTATCGCCCTGATCACCGAAGATCGCAAGGGCGAAGGCCTCCTGCTGACGCAATCGATCAGCGCCAACATTGCCTTGGGCAATATGCCGGTGATTTCCAGCGGTGGCTTCGTTAATAACGGTGACGAGATGTCTCTGGCCCAACGTCAGATCAACGCCATGCGCATTCGCAGTTCCAGCCCGACGCAATTGGTCTCGGAATTGTCCGGAGGCAATCAGCAGAAAGTCGTGATCGGCCGCTGGCTCGAGCGTGACTGCACGGTGATGCTGTTCGATGAGCCGACCCGTGGCATCGACGTTGGCGCCAAGTTCGATATCTACGCATTACTCGGCGAGTTGACCCGCCAAGGCAAAGCGCTGGTAGTGGTGTCCAGCGACCTGCGCGAACTGATGCTGATCTGCGATCGCATCGGTGTGCTGTCGGCAGGGCGTCTGATCGACACTTTCGAGCGTGACAGCTGGACCCAGGATGATTTGCTTGCCGCCGCTTTCGCCGGCTACCAAAAACGTGATGCGTTGCTCAACGAAGCAG